A genomic segment from Diospyros lotus cultivar Yz01 chromosome 5, ASM1463336v1, whole genome shotgun sequence encodes:
- the LOC127802709 gene encoding transcription factor MTB1-like, translating into MKIEMGTAGGGVWSDEDKALAAAVLGTRAFDYLMSSLVSSEGSLVAIGSDENLQNKLSDLVDRPNAANFSWNYAIFWQISRSRTGDLVLGWGDGSCREPKEGEESEVLRILNFRLEDETQQRMRKRVLQKLHTLSGGLDEDGYAFGLDRVTDTEMFFLASMYFLFPRGEGGPGKCFASGKHVWLSDILKTSDEYCVRSFLAKSSGIQTVVLIPTDIGVVELGSVRSIPESLELVQSMRSSFSSFSSLLRAKTIAATPVLSEKKEGSAHFLNVRVGDGVPKIFGQDLNMVRSQFREKLAVRKAEERPWEAYPNGSQNPFTNARNGLHGSGWTQFHGGKQSSVLEIYSPQTPVNNPPGLVNGFREDFRLKNYLPPKSVPLQIDFTGGATSRPCTIPGPVSVESEHSDVEASVKDEQADQADGKRPRKRGRKPANGREEALNHVEAERQRREKLNQRFYALRAVVPNISKMDKASLLGDAIAYITELQKKLKDMESEREKLGSTSRESFPEEASNPTTENRNQVPEIKIEAAAPDEVIVRVSCHLDTHPVSRVIRAFKEAQITVVDSKLAAGTDTVFHTFVIKSQGLEQVTKERLIAALSGESNSL; encoded by the coding sequence CTTGATGTCGAGCTTGGTCTCGTCCGAAGGCTCTTTGGTGGCGATAGGGAGTGATGAGAACTTGCAGAATAAGCTCTCAGATCTGGTGGACCGCCCCAACGCAGCCAATTTCAGCTGGAATTATGCGATTTTCTGGCAAATTTCGCGATCCCGGACAGGTGATTTGGTGTTAGGATGGGGGGATGGGTCCTGTAGAGAGCCCAAGGAAGGGGAGGAGTCTGAAGTATTGCGGATTCTGAATTTCAGGCTCGAGGATGAGACCCAACAGAGGATGAGGAAAAGGGTACTTCAGAAATTGCATACATTGTCTGGGGGATTGGATGAAGATGGTTATGCCTTTGGATTGGACAGGGTTACGGATACTGAAATGTTCTTCTTGGCATCCATGTACTTTCTGTTCCCTCGAGGAGAAGGCGGCCCGGGGAAATGTTTTGCATCTGGGAAGCATGTGTGGCTCTCGGACATATTGAAGACGTCGGATGAATATTGTGTTAGATCATTCCTTGCAAAGTCTTCTGGAATCCAGACTGTTGTTTTGATCCCGACTGATATCGGCGTTGTTGAATTAGGATCGGTGAGATCCATACCTGAGAGCTTGGAGCTGGTTCAGTCAATGAGATCATCATTTTCGTCGTTTTCATCCCTACTCAGGGCCAAGACAATAGCAGCCACTCCGGTTTTGAGTGAGAAGAAAGAAGGCAGTGCTCATTTCTTGAACGTGCGTGTTGGGGATGGGGTTCCAAAGATCTTTGGGCAGGATTTGAACATGGTTCGCTCCCAATTCAGGGAGAAGCTTGCTGTTCGAAAGGCCGAGGAGAGGCCTTGGGAGGCATATCCAAATGGAAGTCAGAATCCATTTACAAATGCTCGAAATGGACTTCACGGTTCAGGTTGGACCCAATTCCATGGAGGGAAACAGTCGTCGGTGCTAGAAATTTATAGCCCTCAGACTCCAGTGAACAATCCACCTGGCCTTGTCAATGGTTTCAGGGAAGACTTCCGGCTTAAGAACTACCTGCCTCCAAAATCAGTACCGTTGCAGATTGATTTCACGGGAGGTGCCACATCGAGGCCTTGTACGATACCTGGTCCAGTTAGTGTTGAATCTGAGCATTCAGATGTTGAGGCTTCGGTGAAGGATGAGCAGGCTGACCAAGCAGATGGAAAGAGGCCTCGGAAGCGGGGAAGGAAGCCTGCAAATGGAAGAGAAGAGGCCCTCAATCATGTTGAAGCTGAGAGGCAGCGGAGAGAAAAGCTGAACCAAAGGTTCTATGCACTGCGAGCAGTTGTCCCCAATATCTCAAAGATGGACAAAGCCTCGCTGTTGGGAGATGCCATTGCTTACATTACTGAGCTCCAGAAGAAGCTCAAGGACATGGAATCCGAGAGGGAAAAATTGGGAAGTACCTCAAGGGAATCGTTCCCTGAAGAGGCCAGTAACCCAACTACAGAAAACCGAAACCAAGTTCCTGAGATCAAAATCGAAGCTGCTGCTCCTGATGAAGTCATCGTAAGGGTTAGCTGCCATTTGGATACCCATCCTGTATCAAGAGTCATCCGAGCGTTCAAAGAGGCGCAGATCACAGTCGTGGACTCGAAACTTGCCGCCGGGACCGACACCGTGTTTCACACATTTGTGATCAAGTCTCAAGGCTTGGAACAGGTCACAAAGGAAAGGTTAATTGCTGCATTATCTGGTGAATCCAACTCCTTGTAG